In one Vanessa tameamea isolate UH-Manoa-2023 chromosome 12, ilVanTame1 primary haplotype, whole genome shotgun sequence genomic region, the following are encoded:
- the LOC113402356 gene encoding protein toll-like translates to MPINRIWIFVWTCLVLAAAEGPRCPPWATQDQCRENGSVVDEHFFVVNGQKLQITSDVRYFHLTCPENVSLESEVLPRFERAVKVLYVKLTTCAPPAQGYAAALQALNITVRSTLELDKTPAQPELRAVHLRDLDIASLAISSAAALLIPDPDFVEPLVTLRNLQLTGVSLSRSATLLLPQTLQSLSLNNVGLASIPADAFARLPKLSRFVVRDDLLREVNLSAAPALEVVQLAAPVDGLTLGPSIENVTLRNAHSAVLRGNCSSLRNVVVDNVITALPAGWLSACPAVDTLRVWRVRSGLVGADELRGARALRVLEVRHCGLRTLHPRWIEDTPALYRLDLSSNELEQLPSELVDAAPALEEVEMSSNRLGRAAVATLAALPALRALSLDRNPLADLCGSGDAYVAHVMSPLWQTHSLRALRLARTGLARICRDWRSDLVALTDIDLRSNNISRLEFDDLQWRRTHATTVDVRGNPVRDVSYTREQFAAVLAGNVSDDFASSRLTSLLLDAPLKCDCSAYWFARAARERPEHARAALRDARCGSGAALLDVPPHALLCALPAALGPCAAGCTCFVSGERAELRCARAGLRRVPRAPRGLPARALLLPHNNISRLTPDDIAPELEVLDLSDNRIVSIDPATTAILFDGRRSVRLAGNPLRCDCDSMPLLRALAAHVRAEGAEGAGGAQCAGGEDALAAATRLAARCSPALWPLALVGLALAAASAVAAACLTRPVARQRFKRFLFERGLCLRWLLRPLREDDDSERPFDAFVSFSHLDAEFAAELATRLERDAGLRLCLHERDWTPGRWIPAQIAESVSRSRRTLVLLSERFLASTWARAEMREAYAAALRDQRPRLLLLLLPGLRPELAAAADADLRAYLASVTYLRWDDPHFWDKLVLAMPRPRARVASSPAAAPASSPAPAPASSPAPAPASVDPPAKTLAPPSPA, encoded by the exons ATGCCAATAAATAGAATTTGGATCTTTGTTTGGACATGCTTAGTGTTAGCGGCGGCAGAGGGACCGCGTTGCCCTCCATGGGCCACTCAAGACCAGTGTCGAGAAAACGGCTCCGTGGTCGATGAGCACTTTTTTGTAGTCAATG GTCAAAAACTGCAAATAACCTCTGATGTGAGATATTTTCATCTCACTTGCCCGGAAAATGTTTCCCTGGAAAGTGAAGTACTGCCGCGATTCGAGAGAGCGGTCAAGGTTCTGTACGTGAAGCTGACCACGTGCGCACCGCCGGCGCAAGGCTACGCCGCTGCGCTGCAGGCGCTCAACATCACGGTCCGCAGCACGCTAGAGCTGGATAAAACACCCGCGCAACCCGAGCTGCGTGCAGTTCACTTACGCGACTTAGACATCGCCTCGCTCGCTATCTCGTCTGCCGCTGCACTTCTAATACCCGACCCCGATTTCGTCGAACCGCTGGTTACTCTGCGCAATTTGCAACTCACCGGCGTCTCACTTTCGCGATCTGCCACGCTTCTCTTGCCACAAACGCTACAATCGTTGAGCCTCAACAACGTCGGACTCGCGAGCATCCCCGCCGATGCGTTCGCACGCCTCCCCAAGCTCTCACGTTTCGTCGTGCGCGACGACCTTCTCCGAGAAGTGAACCTGAGCGCGGCGCCGGCGCTTGAAGTCGTGCAGCTGGCCGCGCCCGTCGACGGCTTAACGCTCGGGCCTTCTATCGAGAACGTGACTCTGCGCAATGCTCATAGCGCCGTCCTCCGCGGAAACTGCTCGTCATTGCGGAACGTGGTCGTCGACAACGTGATCACGGCGCTACCGGCCGGGTGGCTGTCGGCGTGCCCGGCCGTCGACACGTTACGTGTGTGGCGCGTGCGGAGCGGGCTGGTGGGCGCGGATGAGCTGCGGGGAGCGCGTGCGCTGCGCGTGCTGGAGGTCCGCCATTGTGGGCTACGCACGTTGCATCCGCGATGGATCGAAGACACGCCCGCCCTGTACCGGCTCGATCTATCGTCAAATGAGCTGGAGCAGCTCCCGAG CGAGCTCGTGGACGCGGCGCCGGCGCTGGAGGAGGTGGAGATGTCGAGTAACAGGCTCGGGCGGGCGGCGGTGGCGACGCTGGCGGCGCTGCCGGCGCTGCGCGCGCTGTCGCTGGACCGCAACCCGCTCGCCGACCTCTGCGGCTCCGGCGATGCCTACGTCGCTCACG TGATGTCGCCGCTGTGGCAGACGCACTCGCTGCGCGCGCTGCGCCTGGCGCGCACCGGCCTCGCGCGCATCTGCCGCGACTGGCGCTCCGACCTCGTGGCGCTCACCGACATCGATCTGCGCTCCAACAACATCTCGCGCCTGGAG TTCGACGACCTGCAGTGGCGCCGCACGCACGCGACCACGGTGGACGTGCGAGGCAACCCCGTGCGCGACGTGAGCTACACCCGCGAGCAGTTCGCCGCCGTGCTCGCCGGCAACGTGTCCGACGACTTCGCCTCGTCTCGG TTGACGTCGCTGCTCCTGGACGCGCCGCTGAAGTGCGACTGCTCCGCGTACTGGttcgcgcgcgccgcccgcgaGCGGCCCGAGCACGCGCGCGCCGCGCTGCGCGACGCGCGCTGCGGGAGCGGCGCCGCGCTGCTGGACGTGCCGCCGCACGCGCTGCTGTGCGCGCTGCCCGCCGCGCTGGGCCCGTGCGCCGCCGGCTGCACCTGCTTCGTGAGCGGCGAGCGCGCCGAGCTGCGCTGCGCGCGCGCCGGCCTGCGCCGCgtgccgcgcgcgccgcgcggGCTGCCGGCGCGCGCGCTGCTGCTGCCGCACAACAACATCTCGCGCCTCACGCCCGACGACATCGCGCCGGAGCTGGAG GTCCTCGACCTCTCCGACAATCGGATAGTTAGCATCGACCCGGCGACGACGGCGATCCTGTTCGACGGGAGACGCTCCGTGCGGCTCGCCGGCAACCCGCTGCGCTGCGACTGCGACTCGATGCCGCTGCTGCGGGCGCTGGCGGCACACGTGCGCGCCGAGGGCGCGGAGGGCGCGGGGGGAGCGCAGTGCGCGGGCGGGGAGGACGCGCTGGCGGCGGCCACGCGGCTGGCGGCGCGCTGCTCGCCCGCGCTATGGCCCCTCGCACTGGTGGGGCTGGCGCTGGCCGCCGCCTCGGCCGTGGCCGCCGCCTGCCTGACGCGTCCCGTCGCCCGTCAGCGCTTCAAG CGGTTCCTGTTCGAGCGCGGCCTGTGTCTCCGCTGGCTGCTGCGGCCGCTGCGCGAGGACGACGACTCGGAGCGGCCGTTCGACGCGTTCGTGTCGTTCTCGCACCTGGACGCCGAGTTCGCGGCGGAGCTGGCCACGCGGCTGGAGCGCGACGCGGGGCTGCGGCTGTGCCTGCACGAGCGCGACTGGACGCCGGGCCGGTGGATCCCGGCGCAGATCGCGGAGTCCGTGTCGCGCTCGCGGCGCACGCTGGTGCTGCTGTCGGAGCGCTTCCTGGCGTCCACGTGGGCGCGCGCGGAGATGCGCGAGGCGTACGCGGCCGCGCTGCGCGACCAGCGCCCGCgcctgctgctgctgctgctgccgGGCCTGCGGCCGGAGCTGGCGGCCGCCGCCGACGCAGACCTGCGCGCCTACCTCGCTTCCGTCACGTACCTGCGCTGGGACGACCCGCATTTCTGGGACAAGCTGGTTTTGGCGATGCCGCGGCCTCGCGCGCGCGTCGCTTCGTCGCCCGCTGCCGCCCCCGCTTCGTCGCCCGCCCCCGCCCCCGCTTCGTCGCCCGCTCCCGCCCCCGCTTCCGTCGACCCGCCCGCGAAGACGCTCGCTCCTCCGTCGCCCGCCTGA